One window of the Chryseobacterium sp. CY350 genome contains the following:
- a CDS encoding FMN-binding negative transcriptional regulator, producing the protein MFIPKIYRSEDDHLMREIIKENAFALLISSKDKIRATHSMMMLNEDDPEKIYIETHISKANPQAKILLDEDEVLCDFLGAHTYISSSWYNHLNVSTWNYEAVQIYGKIKLMNKEELYNHLEKLTTKYEQTQKCPVFVKDMGKEFVEKEMKGAFGIKIFPTEIYINQKLSQNRKEADYQNIISNLEQFGDENSRKIADKMKSIN; encoded by the coding sequence ATGTTTATACCTAAAATTTACCGAAGTGAAGATGATCATTTGATGAGAGAAATCATCAAAGAAAATGCTTTTGCTTTATTGATTTCGTCAAAGGATAAAATTAGAGCAACGCATTCTATGATGATGCTTAACGAAGATGATCCAGAGAAAATTTATATTGAAACCCATATTTCTAAAGCCAATCCGCAGGCAAAAATTCTGCTGGATGAGGATGAAGTTCTATGCGATTTTTTAGGAGCGCACACGTATATCTCAAGCAGCTGGTATAATCATTTGAATGTTTCTACCTGGAATTATGAGGCTGTTCAAATTTATGGGAAAATTAAACTCATGAATAAGGAAGAACTTTATAATCATCTTGAAAAACTAACTACAAAATACGAGCAAACTCAGAAATGCCCGGTATTCGTAAAGGATATGGGTAAAGAATTTGTAGAAAAGGAAATGAAAGGTGCTTTCGGAATTAAAATATTTCCTACCGAAATTTATATCAATCAAAAACTGTCTCAAAACAGAAAAGAAGCAGATTATCAAAATATTATTTCTAATCTGGAACAATTCGGCGATGAAAACAGCAGAAAAATTGCTGATAAAATGAAATCAATAAATTAA